The window acttattctcttttgagatactcgttgtaataagtgtgtgattgctactctgttataaatcctccatttgtactgtgcgtgtcagcattactgatacagggatgacactggtgcacagcagcacagactgtttgaggtctggtcgctacagtctATGTTCATGGCATATTGAAAAGAATATGCAGAAACACCTCAACCACAAGTCATTGAAGGAGTTCAGGGCATTACTGTACTATGCCACTACACATAAAGTTTTTGAGGAGAGATGGGCCGCGTTTGTGCGCAAATGGCAGACGGAGAGAACGAAAACATGGATCCATAGgatgtataggaagaggacgcTTTGGGCTGCATCATATTTGTCTGGTGGGTTTTTTCTTGGTATGCGCAGTAATCAGAGGAGTGAGAGTCTGAACTCCAGCCTGCACCTTCATCTTGACTATGGTATGACGATCATTGACATGATTGTACACTACGAGAATTGTATTGTTCGCCTCCGTGAGAATGAAGCTTATGATGACTACACGGCCTCACAGACTGTCCCAGTAACAGTGATTGAGTGTCAGACCTTTGAGTCGTATGCTGCCAAAGCATTCACGCATGCAAACTTTTATATGTTGCAACAAGATATGAAGAAGGTACAGGAGCTTGAGGTAATTGATAGACTGACAGGGACCGATAGTCAGAGATTTGTGGTTGCGTGGAAGAATAACAGGGATCACATATTTAATGTGGACTATACGCCAGGTAACTCGGCAGAAACTATAAAGTGCAGTTGCCGAAGTATGACTCGCAAAGGGCTTCCTTGCAAGCATATTCTTCATGTTTTGAATGCACTGAACTTACCTGTGATACCCAAGTGTTGTGTCCTGCGAAGATTCTCAAAAAAAGCACGAGCTGGACTGCCCGTGAAGCGCACCAGTGATCTGTTTGCGTGGGGTTGGTCGAGTGCTGAGGACAGAGCTAGATATAGTGAGTTGACCATCAAATCTGCAGAAGCATCTCATCTCGCATGTAGTAATCCATTCTTATTCGACAAGTTGATGGCAGCTCTGGATGATATTATAGCGAATAAGGACGTTCAGGGGAATGAAGATGATAGTCAGCGAAGCTTCGTGAATGATAATCTGTTTGAGCCTAACCGAGATCATATTCTAGTTCGTGATCCAGTAAAGGTTTCCACCAAGGGCGCACCTAAGCAAAACAGTAGAGGTCGCGGTAAGGGTGGCCCAGATGTGACAAAAAATGAGAGACCTAAAGCAGTTGACGAGAAATCTGGACGAAAATGTAGCATATGCAGCGGCACAGGTCATAACAGGAGCACATGCAGCAAAAATAAGAGTATGTCTATTGTTTGTTTATGTTAGTTTTGTTGTATCATTTACTGTACATTGATTCTCATAGTTTGTAATTTATTCTATGCAGCAACTGGGCTTGAAGACAGAAGTGAGCACGGTGCATCTATTTTACTTCATCCATTTATATGTAATTGTATGTCTTTTTGCTTTGTTTATGTTAGTTTCGACTATAATAAAATTACTATGGTGACAATTGTTATGTGGAGACATCATTATTGTTGATATAAATGTACAATATTCACTGTTTATACTATGAATTCTGTATTGGTATTTACTACAGTCCCGTCGGCTGTCAAATATATTGAAAAACACTCAATTTTGTtatagaagaagaaaaaaaatagccCGCCCGTCCACAAGCGTGTCTTAATAAGCACGTCGTTATCAAGCCCATCAGGCGACTACGACATGCGTTTCAGATCACGACGCGGTAACAGGCCACAGCAGGGCAGCCGAGTCGACGGGGCAGAAGATAAGTGAAGTTCAATGTGGCGACGGGAGCTGGATATATAAGCCGGTCGACGTCTCCTTCGgccggcgaggtgggactatatTTGCTTTAGTTTCCCCTGGCGCGTCGTCCCGGCGGggttagctgggccggcccattgcgCGTCGAGCCGTCGAGAAGTCCGCGCCGTCCATGGCCTTATTGGGCCGGCCCACGTCGCGGCTGGCTGTCTCCACGTCGCCCCGCGGCCAacgcaagtttagtcccacctcgccgtcCGAAGGAGACGTCGACCGGCTTATATACCTGGCGCCCCGTCGCCACTTTGAACTTCTCTGAATTGCTATCCTGTCGTCGAGGCTGCCCTGTTGGGCCTGGTTTCCACGGCGTGTTCTGAAACGCCTGTTGTAGTCGCTAGGTTGGCTTGATAATGACGGGCTTATTAGGACACGCTGTGGACGGGCGGGCTTTTTTTTCTAAACTATTTTTTTGCTTTTCTAAACTAACACGCAGTGTGCTGCCATAGTATAGTGTACAGAAAATAAACGACGACACGATTACATATATGTAAATCTAAACATTATTGTTGTTTTTCTAAATTACTTTTTGTTTTTCTAAACAAAATCCCAGAGTTTTTTTTAATAATGCGCTACCATAGTTTAGTGTACAGAAAATAAACGACGACACGATTACATAGTTTAGTGTACAGAAAAAAAGACTGATTATATAAATTTTCTGAAACAAAATATCATCTGGTCATAAAAAAGCAATTAAGTATATAATCTTTTTGAAACAAAATAGTGGCCAAATCAATAAATATATCTATTACATAAAAATTATAACAAAGTGTGCATCGGGAAAGGAAAATATAGTCCTCCAGTAACACCCAATCACATGGAAAACTCCTCCGTGTCGcatctatttcttcttctttgatatCTGAATAACTTTGTTTTTCACTTCATCAAGCTTGTTTCTTTCCGAAAAGATAAGTTGCGCCATCATTACCTCCCTCGAATCATCAATTGACCTCTGAAAAAAAAAGTGGTGTTAGCACAGCGTACATTGTACGTCGTAGTAAAAACAttacatgtgtacctgtgaaaaTAAGCCTGTCCGTTTGTCACCATCCCAATATTGAAAGCATCGAAGGAGAAATATTACACATGAATTCCTAGTGCATACAATTTACGAAGATTAAATATCTATTGAACATATAGGATCGACATTCTGTCAAAGTAAGAACTCACCCATCATTTTGTTTTGGCATGTCATACGTTTGAATAGTCCATGTGGACACATCCGGATAATTCACAACTCCAGTTGCATTTGCTTCTTGGATATCTTCTCCTAGTTGTTTTCTCTAAAGATAAAATTAACATGCTGGAAAGAATGTCATTCAGTATAGTAAACAAAACGAATGTTACCAAATACACAATTGAAATTAAAACCTACCAGGTCCTCAACGAGTTGTCTAGTAACACTATCAAGTTTTCCAGTCATCAACGAGTCAAGAACCTGAAACTCTCTCTTCCCGCTATGCATGACGACAGTAACCCAGTGAGTGTTTCCCTTGTTTAGAGGAATATAAGTCTGCATGACAACGAGCATAAAACACAATCAGCACATAATATAGTATGTATATACCGTGTAACCAATCAAACTTACCTTTGGTTTTTTGAAATACTCGTCCTCACATCTATTCACGGGTCCATTACTATGCGACTCTGCTTCATAGTCGTTACCGGCGGTCTTCTTTCCGGGTCTAATGTGAAGCAGCCAATGTACCCTCCAAGTTTTCAACATGAAACGATCGTCATTAACTTTGTCGGCCAAAAATGATGAGTATGCATTAATTACCTATAAATAATGTGTCAGATTTGACAATGGTATTTTGGAATCAATTGTAATACAATAGATGAAATTAACTTACATCGCCACTTAGCCACTCATGGTTAATAATTTGACAAGCTCTCTGCACACTGAGACCATCTTCTGTGCCATCATTGAAAATTTCTGTTTTGGCATGTTTTTGTGAATACTCATGCGCACGCACGTACGTGATTGACGCTTTCACCACATCATACTCATCACTAGATTTGTTAACACCACCATTTTGGAACAATTCTGTAACACACAACTCAAATACTTATAAACGCAATTATATAAATAATTATTACGCAAGAACAATTAGAAACACAAAAAACTTACTTCCTTTCGCAGAACGTTTTGCACGTTTGTTCGGTTTAGGGACCACATAAGGAGACTTGACATGTTGTGACCCTTTGCGCTTGCGCCTGCCAGTAACCTCCTCCGCTTCCTCTTCCACTCCTTGAGAACCAAGCGATGCATGCGATGCGGTATCGTCCGTCCCTAAAGATGAGGCCGCTTTTTCATCTGATACTTCTGGTATTTCGATAGGATCATCCATATCACCCTTGAAACTATCCATGTACTCAGGAGTGCAGTAAAAAGGTGTGTTTCCACGAGAAGTTACATCAACGCCGTCATCATCCTTTTGCAAATTCATTTTGGAAGGTGtacggtgttggggaacgtagcaataattcaaaattttctacgcatcaccaagatcaatctatggagtcatctagcaacgagagagaggagtgcatctacataccattgtagatcgcgagcggaagcgttcaagagaacgaggttgatggagtcgtactcgtcgtgatccaaatcaccgatgatcctagcgccgaacggacggcacctccgcattcaacacacgtacggaacagcgacgtctcctccttcttgatccagcaagggggaggagaggttgatggagatccagcagcacgacggcgtggtggtggaaatagcgggattccaacagggcttcgccaagcgctgcgggaggagggagatgtgtcacgggagggagagggaggcgccagggcttggggtttggctgccctccctcccccctctttatataggacccctgtgggggggcgccggccctaaagatccaatctcaaggggggcggcagccaagggggaaacttgccccccaagtcaggtggggcaccccccacccccagggtttccaaccctaggcgcagggggaggcccatggggggcgcaccagcccaccaggggctggttcccttcccacttcagcccatggggccctccgggataggggccccacccggtggtcccggtacaataccggtgacccccgaaactttcccgatggccgaaactggacttcctatatacaaatcttacctccggaccattccggaactcctcgtgatgtccgagatctcatccgggactccgaacaactttcgggttaccgcatactaatatctctacaaccctagcgtcaccgaaccttaagtgtgtagaccctacgggttcgggagacacgcagacatgaccgagacgactctccggtcaataaccaacagcgggatctggatacccatgttggctcccacatgctcctcgatgatctcatcggatgaaccacgatgtcaaggattcaatcaatcccatatacaattccctctgtctatcggtatgttacttgcccaagattcgatcatcggtatcccaatacctcgttcaatctcgttaccggcaagtctctttacttgttccgtaacgcgtgatcccgtggctaactccttagtcacattgagctcattatgatgatgcattaccgagtgggcccagagatacctctccgtcatacggagtgacaaatcccagtctcgattcgtgccaacccaacagacactttcggagatacctgtagtgcacctttatagccacccagttacgttgtgacgtttggtacacccaaagcattcctacggtatccgggagttgcacaatctcatggtctaaggaaatgatacttgacattagaaaagctcttagcaaacaaactacacgatcttgtgctatgcttaggattgggtcttgtccatcacatcattctcctaatgatgtgatcccgttatcaatgacatccaatgtccatggtcaggaaaccataaccatctcttgatcaacgagctagtcaactagaggcttactagggacatgttgtggtctatgtattcacacatgtattacggtttccagttaatacaattatagcatgaacaacagacaattatcatgaacaaggaaatataataataaccattttattattgcctctagggcatatttccaacagtctcccacttgcactagagtcaataatctagttcacatcaccatgtgattaacactcaaagttcacatcgccatgtgactaatacccaaaagtttactatagtcaataatctagttcacatcaccatgtgattaacactcaatgtgttctagggtttgatcatgttatgcttacgagagaggttttagtcaacgggtctgaacctttcagatccgtgtgtgctttacaaatctctatgtcatcttgtagatgcagctaccacgcgctacttggagctattccaaataactgctctactatacgaatccggtttactacttagagtcatccggattagtgtgaaagttgcatcgacgtaaccctttacgatgaactctttcaccacctccataatcgagaaaattccttagtccactaattactaaggataagttcgaccgctgtcatgtgatccattccgggatcactcttgtacccctcgactaattcatggcaaggcacacttcaggtgcggtacacagcatagcatactgtagagcctacgtctaaagcataggggacgaccttcgtcctttctctctcttctgtcgtggtcaggtcttgagtcttactcaatactcacaccttgtaacacagccaagaactccttctttgctgatctatcttgaactccttcaaaatcttgtcacggtatgtattcatttgaaagtactattaagcgtttttgatctatccttatagatcttgatgctcaatgttcaagtagcttaatccaggttttccattgaaaaacacttttcaaacaaccttatatgctttccagaaattctacatcatttctgatcaacaatatgttaacaacatatactcatcaaaaattctatagtgctcccactcacttctttggaaatacaagtttctcataaactttgtaaaaacccaaaatctttgatcatttcatcaaagcatacattccaactccaagatgcttactccaatccttagaaggattgctggagctttgcatacttgttagcatctttcaggattgacaaaaccttctggttgtatcaaatacaacctttcctcaagaaaatcgtcgaggaaacaatgtttttgacatcctatctgcaagatttcataaataatgcagtaactgctaatataattccaacagactcttagcatcgctacgagtgagaaagtctcattgcagtcaactccttgaacttgtgggaAAACATCTTAaggacaagtcgagctttcttaatggtgacacttaccatcattgtccatcttccttttaaaatccatctgcacccaacagccttacgaccatcaagtagttcttccaaagtctatactttgttttcacacatggatcctctcggattttatggcctcgagccattcgtcggaatccgggccgaccatcgcttctccatagctcgtaggttcattgttgtctagcaacatgacttccaagacaggattacgtaccactctgaagtagtacgcatccttgtcgacctacgaggtttggtagtgacttgatctgaagtttcatgatcactatcataagcttccacttcaattggtataggtaccacaggaacaacttcctgtgccctgctacacactagttgaagtgacggttcaataacctcatcaagtctccaccatcctcccactcaattctttcgagagaaacttttcctcgagaaaggacctgtttctagaaacaatcactttgcttccggatctaaaataggaggtatacccaactgttttgggtattctatgaagatgcatttatccgctttgggttcgagcttatcagcctgaaatttttccacataagcgtcacagccccaaacttttaagaaacgatagcttaggtttctctaaaccatagttcatacggtgttgtctcaacggaattgcgtggtgccctatttaaagtgaatgcggttgtctctaatgcctaacccataaacgatagtgtaattcgataagagacatcatggtatgcaccatatccaatagggtgcagttatgatgttcggacacaccatcacactatggtgttccaggcggtattagtcgtgaaacaatttccacaatttcttaattgtgtgccaaactcgtaacttagatattcatctctatgatcatatcacagacattttatcctcttgtcacgacgatcttcaacttcactctgaaattacttgaacctttcaataattcagacttgggtttcatcaagtaaatattcttagcatctactcaaatcatctgtgaagtaagaacataacgatatccactgcgtgcctcagcactcattggactgcacacatcaaatgtattacttccaacaagttgctctcttgttccatcttactgaaaacgaggcctttcagtcatcttgcccatgtggtatgatttgcatgtctcaagtgattcaaaatcaagtgagtccaaacgatccatctgtatggactttcttcatgcatatatactaatagacatggttcgcatgtctcaatcttttcaaaaacgagtgagtccaaagatccatcaacatggagcttcttcatgcgttttataccaatatgactcaagtggcagtgccacaagtatgtggtactatcttatatcttttggcatgaacatgtgtatcactacgatcgtgattcaataaaccattcattttaagtgcaagaccattgaaggtattattcaaatagacagagtaaccattattctccttaaatgaataactgtattgcgataaacataatccaatcatgtctatgctcaacgcaaacaccaaataacaattatttaggtttaacaccaatctcgatggtagagggagcatgcgatgcttgatcacatcaaccttggaaacacttccaacacatatcgtcatctcacctttagctagtctccgtttattccgtagccttttatttcgagttaccaacacttagcaaccgaaccggtatctaataccctagtgctactaggagtattagtaaagtacacattaatataatgtatatccaatatacttctgtcgaccttgcctgccttctcatctaccaagtatctagggtagttctgcttcagtgaccgttcccctcattacagaagcacttagtctcgggtttgggttcaaccttgggtttcttcactagagcagcaactgatttgccatttcatggagtatcccttctttcccttgcccttcttgaaactagtggttttaccaACCATCagcaattgatgctcctacttgatttctactttcgcggtgtcaaacatcgcgagttgctcaaggatcatcatgtctatccctgatatgttatagttcatcacgaagctctaatagcttggtggcagtgactatggagaaccatcactatctcatctgggagattaactcccactcgattcaagcgattgtagtactcagacaatctgagcagatgctcaacgattgagtttttctcccttagtttgcaggcttaagaaacttgtcagaggtctcatacctcttgacgtgggcaccagtctgaaatcccaatttcagtctttggaacatctcatatgttctgcgacgtttcaaaaacgtctttggcgccttaattctaaaccgttagcattacgcactgaactatcacgtagtcatcaaaacgtgtatgtcagatgttcgcaacatccacagacgacgctcgaggttcacacaccgagcggtgcattaaggacataagccttctgcgtagcaatgaggataatcctcagtttacggacccagtccgcataatttctactatcaactttcaactaaattttctctaggaacatatcttaaacagtagaaccaaagcgtaagctacgacataatttgcaaagaccttttgactatgttcatgataattaagttcatcttattatttaatgaactcccacttagatagacatccctctagtcatctaagtgatacatgatccgaatcgactagaccgtgtccgatcatcacgtgagacggactagtcatcaacggtgaacatctccatgttgatcgtatctactatacgactcatgttcgacctttcggtctcttgtgttccgaggccatgtctgtacatgctaggctcgtcaagtcaacctaagtgtttcgcatgtgtaaatctggcttacacccgttgtatgcgaacgttagaatctatcacacccgatcatcacgtggtgcttcgaaacaacgaaccttcgcaacggtgcacagttagggggaacacgtctcttgaaattttagtgagggatcatcttatttatgctaccgtcgttctaagcaaataagatgtaaacatgacaaacatcacatgcaaatcataaagtgacatgatatggccaatatcatcttgcgccttttgatctccatcttcgaggcgcggcatgatcaccttcgtcaccggcatgacaccatgatctacatcatcatgatctccatcatcgtgtcttcatgaagttgtctcgccaactattacttctactactatggctaacggttagcaataaagtaaagtaattacatggcgttttcattgacacgcaggtcatacaataaattaagacaactcctatggctcctgccggttgtcatactcatcgacatgcaagtcgtgattcctattacaagaacatgatcaatctcatacatcacatatatcattcatcacatccttttggccatatcacatcacatagcataccctgcaaaaacaagttagacgtcctctaattgttgttgcatgttttacgtggctgctatgggtttctagcaagaacgtttcttacctacgcaaaagccacaacggtgatatgccaatttctatttacccttcataaggacccttttcatcgaatccgatccgactaaagtgggagagacagacacccgctagccaccttatgcatcaagtgcatgtcagtcggtggaacctgtctcacgtaagagtacgtgtaaggtcggtccgggccgcttcatcccacaatgccgccgaatcaagataagactagtaacggcaagcaaattgaacaaatcatcgcccacaactactttgtgttctactcgtgcatagaatctacgcataaacctggctcatgatgccactgttggggaacgtagcaataattcaaaattttctacgcatcaccaagatcaatctatggagtcatctagcaacgagagagaggagtgcatctacatacccttgtagatcgcgagcggaagcgttcaagagaacggggttgatggagtcgtactcgtcgtgatccaaatcaccgatgatcctagcgccgaacggacggcacctccgtgttcaacacacgtacggaacagcgacgtctcctccttcttgatccagcaggggggaggagaggttcaTGGAGATcaagcagcacgacggcgtggtggtggaagtagcgggattccaacagggcttcgccaagcgctgcgggaggagggagatgtgtcacgg is drawn from Aegilops tauschii subsp. strangulata cultivar AL8/78 chromosome 1, Aet v6.0, whole genome shotgun sequence and contains these coding sequences:
- the LOC109746200 gene encoding uncharacterized protein, encoding MMCTPYLVGKTMEWMFLVFLVQKEKKQPKKYQLVLLKKMYLYWEKVQPVIGPKYDPLALLSPLMRNWTEDMAVRRDKYDYEYGRGVGMIDDNITEEYKLKKIGEEAEKTKKASTKKSNVTGRRKEGSTSEASSQKPTMDRILSEINELRKEMLRLPELCAQRMIEKLNKTGVLYKPGNLEEEEENLYGGINESGNDGEFPEKEFVYQKDDSDQFRTPSKMNLQKDDDGVDVTSRGNTPFYCTPEYMDSFKGDMDDPIEIPEVSDEKAASSLGTDDTASHASLGSQGVEEEAEEVTGRRKRKGSQHVKSPYVVPKPNKRAKRSAKGKLFQNGGVNKSSDEYDVVKASITYVRAHEYSQKHAKTEIFNDGTEDGLSVQRACQIINHEWLSGDVINAYSSFLADKVNDDRFMLKTWRVHWLLHIRPGKKTAGNDYEAESHSNGPVNRCEDEYFKKPKTYIPLNKGNTHWVTVVMHSGKREFQVLDSLMTGKLDSVTRQLVEDLRKQLGEDIQEANATGVVNYPDVSTWTIQTYDMPKQNDGNSCVIFLLRCFQYWDGDKRTGLFSQRSIDDSREVMMAQLIFSERNKLDEVKNKVIQISKKKK